The window CTCTCTGGTGCCCTCCGTCTGCGCCACGGTCCTCTGAGTGTCCTCCATGCTCGACCTCATCCTGTCGGTTCTCATTGAGGCGTTGAACATGAAGGTCATCGATCGGCAGGTCCTAAATATGTGTGGACGTCTCGTCCGCGAGCCATAAGAGCGATCGCACGTTTAGAAATAACTGCCATCTGTTTTCTGTCGCGGTCCCGATTAGCAGCCAGAGTTGTCCTGTTGTGCCGGCTGCTGGACATTTATGTCCTTTTGTTGGACTCGGTGACACGCCACAGTGGGAACGCAGGAGCGACTATTTGAGCGCATTCTCATCATCCCCCTACGCCTACCGATGGAGCTCACGTCATTACGATGAATATGAATCTTTAAAAATCCAATGCGTGCTGGTCCACATTGGATTGTAACATCAGGTTTCAGAGCGGCTGCCGCCTTAATTTAGTGTCATCGTTCTTGCCCTGTTCCTTTGTGAGGTACGTTTGTCTGTGATGCAGCTGAAAACAGCAGCCGAGTATGAAGAAGCGGTTGCCATGGTAACAGTGTAACCTGGATAACATAACGCCTCCATCTGCaactggaggtgtgtgggggggcggggggcttgATCTACAGCATTCATTTTAGCCTCCAGTAAAAGGGTCAGTTCACCCAAAGTACAAATATTAGAAATATAACGGGTATTTCTGgtttcagcttctcaaatgtaagAATTTGTAgcttttctctgttttatatcattgtaaatgtaatatttttgGTTTTGAGTTGTCCCTCTAAACTAAAGAAACTATTTGAAAACATTCTTGGGCTCTGGGAATATGCCACTTGTTTAtaattattgatattatctggATGAAACAATCAAAAAGCTAAGAATTGACATAATAAGAAATAAGGATAATTAGTTCCAGGCTTATTCACAAATATGAGATTTGTGTCTCCAACCCAAGGCAATGAAGGTGAAAGGAGCTCGGACATTGTTTTTGGAAATAACTATTAatgaatgaaaatgtgttttaatatttcaaTGCTGTGAGCAttaattttatttgtaaataaatCCAGAAATATCTTCATGGCTAAGGGATAAATTATGTTTTGTGATTGTTACAAAAGGTCTTTGGACACTGTTGGCTTCGGCCTTCTAAATCTTTCTCATTGTGGCCTTgtccctctcctttccttcttcctctgtcCTTTTCCTTCGTGAGCTTTTTTCATATAATCAACTTGATCACCCACCATTTCACGTTGAGCGATGAGTGGCGGACAACCCGCAGCCTCGGGTGCAGTTGGGTCCGTTGGTTAGAGGCTCATGAAGAACAGGAAGCTGGTAGCTTCCTGTGTTTCTTCATCGGACAAGTTCAACCACATGAACTCGCCTAAAGCCAAACGGGCAACTTAAGCTAGTGGTGGCGGGTTTTGCTAGGAATAACCAGTCGGCTTTAATCTGACAACTTGTAGCTGGATCCAACCATCTCATCTCAAAACGGGTTTCAAGATGGAACGTAAACGGTGCGAGCTTtgggaaatgtttttaatttcatCTGAATAAGGTCGTGTTCATCAACCCCCTTAAGACCGTACGAATGTTGAATCAAACTCTGAAATTTGAAGGATCCTCTCACCGAAAGCTCAAgaaatctaaattaaatgaaGAATCTTGCACAAAGTGACTGTAAAGTAGGACTCCAACTAATCATGATGTGAATTGTCAGTGAATGATTTGGCCTGTAACATGTGAGTGAAACATTTCTTTCGTGCATATGATGTCTTCACATTGTCCAGCTGACCCTCCCAGATATTTACATCTTCCAAAGAGCGTCAAACCCGAGTAGCTGGAAGAAATACATGTTGAGAATCAAGcaatgtgattaaaaaataaatattgtatttctgTCTCTACAAATGTGTTTGTAGACCCGCTGACATttagtatattatatttttcttgACAAAATGACTCTCCACCACTAGAATGATATAATCCTGATGTGGCATGTTGACTTGGAAATCAAAgtataaaatgaaaatataggatttttaaaaatctctcATCACAACGCCAACCAAAACACGGCCTTTGCTGCTTCACCTGCTGCCTGGTATCCAAGGTTAGCCCATCAGCAGTCTGTACATGTGTCTGTCCGCCGTGGGGGTGGACAGTGCTGACTCAGACTAGCGATGACTGTTCATAAAACATGAGcgtagaaaagaaaaaggacaaaGCGTTGCATCCCTTTTTCAAATCCCTCTCAATTTTATTTTCCCTCCAACACTCCGCCCGTGTCGTAGCTCTGTGCTAACGCGGCTGTCATGACCTTTTAGTCCAGTAACCCTCAAATGAATCCTCTACCAACCAGTGAGGCTCGTAAAGGTGATAAGTCGAGAGCAGAATAATAATACTTATCGGAGTCATCTCGTCTCCTGTAGCTCAGCTTCTTTAACCACATCTGTAATCTGCTCTTTTTAGGTCAGTGAGTTTGAAACCGaaaggtgagagaaggagagtttgtttgtttgtttgtttggtgtcTTAACTCTTGTACTACTTTCCTCTGTCGCTGGTCTCTAATATTCATGACTGGTGTGGTGACGAGGAGCCAATAGGGTGAGAGCTAATCTCCCAGTAGCCAATGGCTGTAATTGATGACTCGGTCCTGGCCCAGTTCCTCTAGATGTTTCCACTCAAGACGATAGAGATCAAGAGGTCCCAAGGCCAGAGCTTCGTCGTCCTGCGTTGTCAACTCTTGTCTCCTGACCTCAGCTCTGTTTTATTACAAGGGTACTAacatattttctctctctctcttatccaaTCACCAACCCCCTCCTCTGTTGTCTTTCCACATGTTCTTTCATCCCATGTGTCGTGTCTGCCCTCATCCATCTCATGTGCAACACTGCTTCTCTCTGTTATTTGTCTTCTATTTCCATCTTTCACCTCCGGCATGTCTCTCTGACTTTCAAATCCCTCTATTCTTCTTTCTCCCGCTCTCCGCCGCATTCTCTCAGTGTGACCAAGACCGGTGCATTCAGAGCACCAAATTCGTTTTgcaggccgccgccgccacgcctctcctccagcagcagagcAGCGAGCCCGTCGTCCTGACGACCTCCCCCGAAAGCGGAGGCGCTTTACCCGGCCGCACCTCCCTCATCCCGTGCGGCTCACTGCCCCTCGGCATGCCCGCCCCGCCAGCGTCCACCCCGAGCCTGAGCTGCCACGAGGCCACGGACATGCTGCCCATCCACGGACACGGCCACGCACACAACCACAGCCACCCCCTCCACGACCCAGTGGCCCACCACCACTTTCTCACCCCGGAGGAAGTGCCCTCGCCACCGGGCATGCTTCCCTGCGGCAGCCCCATGGGTCACAGCCACGCCATGCAGGCCGGCTTCTACAACCCAGCCAGCCAGGACTCGCTGCAcgaggactctgtgagaggatTGGTGAAGCTCAGCTCCGTCTGACAATGGGAGGTaagctccctcctccctcttgaaACACGCGTCCAACCCACGAACGCTTGGACCGGCTCGCTTTCACCCGGGATCGGCTTTCCGAACGCTCCTCCGCAGGACTCGAGGACTGAGAAGGGCTGCGGTTTGAATTCAGCTGCTAGAAAACTGAACCGAAGTGAAACCAGTTGTCCTCAGCCGATGTCTCGCCGCCTCCGTTGGGCGAGGGAGCGATGTTTGTCCAATGACCTGTTGGGCACCGCCGACACATGcttctttttaatttctttttttttacttcaaggGAAGCACATGCCATTATCTCCTGGGAACTGGACCGGGGAGTTCCTCTTTCACAGTGGCATATGTCTGTGAGCCGGGTGAGGCACAAAAAAGATGTTTTGACAGTACGTGACAATTTCTGGTCGAAATTAAGGTGTTTTGTAAAACAAACTTTAGCCGTTTTGCCTGTTGCTGATTGGACGGTGTCTTTTGCCTTTTGTCTTAGACATTCGCAGCAGTGCAATGGTTCATGTCATCATGATGCATATCATTCTGCCTTTTCtatgtcaaaaaaacaaaaccagagACTGTTGTACTGTACCATGATTGACAAATCttacaaattatatttcttgTGGATATTAATAAAACCAACTTTTATCTGATAAGATTGCATTAATATTGAAGTTTGAAAGGCATGTGGGCTAATGCGAGTCATGTGGCGATAACATGTCCTTTAATGTTCATCCTGTGGTCATTAGTAAATGAGACGGAATAAAAAACAAGCACGTCCAATGAATGTTGCTGAACATTTATGGCTGTTCAAACAGTCTTTCTGTAGACTTGTCTCCCGCTCATCCTGACAGTCGGGGAAAGGGACTCGTAATTATCTTCTACCACCTTGTGGTTATAAGGGCGTACTGCAGGTGATGCTGTAGTTCTTTTCATTAAACTACATTTTACCGTACATTAAAATATCAGACACCAGTAGACACCGACTGACTTATATAACTTTAAACTGCAGTAAGGAATATCTCTTACGCATAGAtcaaatgacatgtcatgtgaaTGGGTTGTTAAAGTGAGGAACATACTGATTGTtttagctcattgttttggaTTTTCCCAGCCTGTAACGTTTCTGGTTCATTCCGTCTGCTCTTATCGACCTTGTTTCCAGATGTAGCAGGCAGCTGTTTTCACAAACTGGTAAAGAAAAACATGCGTTGCCACTCGGCAACAGATGGTTGTCAAAGTGAAGTATTTAGCCACGTATGAGGAGAGTGAATAGCAGGATTGCATCATCTGGAAGACTGACATGACTTCAAATGAAAggcattgttttaaaaacaacaaaaggccCTTTTGTCCAACAGGTTCACTCCATCAAGATCAATATGGACATTTACTTTTGTTACCCCCTAGTGGTCATTAATATAGATGAATGCAGGTTTAAGTCAAGCCATCTGTGAAACAGTGGAATgacaacacatttatttgttaaTAAATCATTTATGATACATAGGAAAGGTTTTTTTCATACATATTTTCCAACAATAAgacaatgcaaaaaaaagacattgacaAAGAAATATCCCATATGTTCTTTTCCTTGACAGGATAAGGTCACAGATGCAGGATTGTACTATATTCTACAGCTTGCATACAGATTGCAACATGTCATTCACTAGGTTAttgaaataatattttaaactGACCCTGTACTGCGCTTTTGACCATCATGTTAAATTGATTTAAATGTCAAGGGCACAGGACGCTTTCATATGTTAAAGAATCCAGAAGATTCTGACTTTATAGCAGAATGTAAAATAAAGAGACATGTGGGTGTGTCCTAAGTAGGCATGTCCTATTGGATCAAAAGAAAAGCAATTTAGAAATGTTTTCCatttcccgtcaaaatagtaatTATTTAGTAATGAGAAATGTTAACGTTTAGTTTTTTATCTGTACAAAAAAATAAGTCATCAGGCCTTGGAGCCCTTCAATTGAGTTCATTGTATTTGCCGTCATGGCATTTAAACTAAGCCAACTGCTTATTATCGTTTACAATATTTTCAGTTTCATTATACCGTCCATAAAGAGCGCATCACAGCAGAGATTCACGAGAGACGGTGTAAGAAACTGTTGCTGTAAACAATCGCGGCGCCTCACGGCCTGATGCTCCAACGGCTAACTCATGCATCAGTCGTGGAGCCGGGGCTGGAAACATGGACCACAATACTCCATGGAAGGGTCGGTCTATGCTCCTTGGTCACCAAAATGCTAGACGAGCTTAAATCAGTGACCTATGGTTGCTGCAAATCCTAACCTGACCTGAGGTCAGTATAGAATCGGCCATTTTCTGGGTCATTGTGGCTAAGCTAATGTAGCATCGATAACCCGAACAAAGCAGCATCTAACGCTGCGGAAGTCGAGTCCCCGAGTCACCACAGTTTCACGTCATCGAGCTCCAGGTCCCCCATGATCTCCAGCTGGTCGATGCTGCTCAGGTCCTGCACCCGGTGTCTGAACTCAAACAGGTGGGAGCCGTTCACCGCCAGCTTGAACTGATGAGGCTGACAGAGGACGAGAATCTGAGAACACAAAACACGGCGGAATAGTCGGTCACATGGGGAACGAACGGGAGGTCCACTCGAGCAGAGCGGGTTGCAGGCTGTTCGTACCTCGAAGTAGTCCCCCGGCGAGAAGGGAAAGAAGGGCAGCTCGCGCTCCTCCTGTCCCCAGGATTCGCTCAGGTACGAGTTCCTGATGAACGCGCACGACTTCATGCGAGCGTTGAGGTGGAGGGCGATGTTATCCGTCCTGCTGCTGCGGAGGTTCACTGTAAAACTGGAAGAAACGtggatttgaagaaaaaaaaaaaaggtaaatgtttttgtttttgagaaAAGTTGAGGCGCCGGAGGTAAATTCAATGCGCTCTGACTTTACCTGTGAGGGTACATGCTGACATGCCCTTTGATTGTGATGTGGTGTCCGGGGCTCAGCCCTTTGAGGACACTGCCTTTATAAGGGAGGCTCTGGAATGAGAATACAACGGCTGAAACATTTTATACCGTTGGTTTTATTACTGATAGATTTGcagatttttttaataaatgctgtttgtgttattttctccgcatttttttattacaaaaataatgAGAAAAGCCAGATATAACTACGGTAATGTCTTCAGAGGCCTTATTTTTCCAGGCAACAATCCAAAACCCAAAGACATTCAGATTGTATATCAGCAGTATATAAAGTAGTAAATCACTCACACCAGAAAGTCACTTTTCCCGAAGAATTACTTGATTTGCAAAAGCCAGTTAATTTTCTGCCGATCAACGAATCGAATAATGAACTAATTGTTGCCCGTCTGACTCCCAGACCTCTTAgaaatctattttaaatgtactgtttttaaaatgtaatcttGATTTTGGCACCattaaaacatttgtatttcatGAAGTTAGTTCATTAACGGGCTAAATGGAGGAACATCATGACACAGGGAGAAGCAATGCAACAGATTATGCACAGAGCACATCTAGGATCAGGGACTGTGGCTTTAACgctaaaaacaacaaacacgagTAGCCCGATTATTACCAACTGTTCTGGTGCTTTCGCTTTGACCTCCAAATAAACTGGTTTGTTTACATCCTGGCTGCCTGAGGGCAACTGGTGTTGCTCAGCAGGACTGTGTTACGATGTTGGTGTTTTGCCAGGCCTCAAATATTTGAATAAACCAGAATTTCCTTTTAAACGCACGAGCGCTGCATTGATCTGCAGCgcacaaacaaaagaatcattCTGAGAAAATGATCCAGTTTTCATGGACACATTGAGGCCCGGAAGCGTTTATGTAGGTGAAAGGAAAAACTCACCAAGTCACCTGATTCTGAATATATCGCCTGACAGAAGGAAAAGAAATGATGGGAACACATTTAGAAATGATTAATGAgatatgtataaaaaaataaacctatTGAAGCAAACAACAAGGACAATGTTCTTACCGAGTTTGGGATGTAGCCAATAGCGTGCACCGTGACTTTCCCAGAAATAGAAAACGTGTCCACCCTGTCGAGTGGCATTTTGTGCTTAAATTCCAGCAGGTGAGTTCCATTTACTGCCACCTATGGGTGAAGACGAGCATTTTAGTCTTCTATTTGTCTCTAAATCAAattcaatctttttttattttcctccgGTACAACATGGGTTCATTGAAGCCGTAAACAGCATGCGCGCAGCGACCTTGAAGCCGTCTTCGTGCACCAGGATGATGGTCTCGAAGGGCGCGCCGCGCTTATAGGGCAGCTGATGGAGCGTCTCCTCTTCGCCCCAGCTCTCCTGCAGCAGGGAGTTGCACACCACGCTGGGCGAGCCTGTGAAGCGAGGGCTGAAGTGGAGGGCGACGTCGGAGCGCGGCTTGGTGCTGCAGCCGCTCGACAGGTCGACCTGAAacctgcagagggggggggggcacaacgaGGCCGGATTATTAACGGGGCGCCTGGCCGGGAGCTTCAGGGGTCACTTCATGTCAAACGGTTCGGGAGCTTCAACCATCCCGACCTATCGGAGTGACGGGGATAGAGGGTGAAGCACGCCTGCAGTTGTTCCTGATGTTGTTTCTGGGGCGCAGCTTGAGTATGTCTTGTTCCCCCGTATCCCAGAATACTCGGTATATGGATCAGTTTAGGCAGCTTCCTTGTTCTCGTCGCTTGTATTACATTCCAAACGGCAAAAGTGGCATCCCAAAATATGAGTGCCGAAGATTTGTGACTGTGTGTTCAGCTGGAGGCTGCAGcggggaggacatgagggggacCCTCCAGGATCCGAGCCGTCGGTTTGAATGACGAGTGTTTACGGGTCGAGTTAAGCTCGTCTTCAGTTCTGTGAACAAGTTTGAAttcagagggtgtgtggttgTATTTTTTTCGTTTTTAGGTGGAAGAGGATTTCCTTCATTTATGTTTTGTGACTTTATTTAAAAGATAGTGAAATTAATCCTGATATATGTCGGCACGCTGGAGCTAACATTTACCATCAGCCCTGGTTGGACATCGGCATAAAAAGGTGGTGAATTCTCCCTTTCAGTGCCATATGAACAAAGGCAGGTCCTCGTATAGAGGCCCCGAGTCTAAATCTAGTTCTAGATCTTTTTGACAAACATTCCTATGACTCTAAAAAGGTTCCTCGACACAGCACTgttacctgcaaacttgtcacctttcggtgaaattcaccgttttgaaatcaaaataggtcatccaggTGAAtggtgtagatccgaagagtttttgttttggggtaggggggggggggggtcaactggccggccggcgtttatgagattgaagtgagacacggagaaaatgtgatgtggtgctcttcgcaataaaacatctttagatgtcgacagcgtttagggggtttaggttagcttgaatgtcagcccgctacatctactgctgtcacgctgcacggtgtatcgatacgaacaaagtacccgtaaaagtgaaccatacagatgttttatttattactattatagataaatataccagtatcgtatttatggtatcatattgtttttatggcatTGTATCGCattctggtatcatgatatttatggcaggtatcgtatagaagttataatgttagtgacagccaggtagagacagactcaaggaacagagtcatggctcagcagagctcacgagtccttgttgttcaggccaaagaaagggaagttggtttatgaatgactttaaccatatgatatataatgacaacgcatattttttattactatcattatatcattaataatatttcttcttcataaattttgttgtaaaactaccaaagttcagctaaaaatattattagattaatcaattagttgcttaagagaagaaaaaaaagaaaaaaattgttgataataatttcactttaaataattaaaaaaacattttatggttccagcttcttacatttgaagatgtgctacttttccatttttcctaatttgaatgatttttaaatagTGTTATACgtgtgttcgccagtagggggcagtagcgggttttCCCATGACTGGTGCcgtaattcttgtcttaaacaaacaagttagaccagcgtaacacagacagtgacgcagctgttGATGCGAGTCAACTctacatgttgtgtcccgtgacatataaacagtagtatgcacacacataagtacatatatacatacacaacatgtacatgcatataaagtttaaacaggtttcctggtgggagtcacttcttgtcagtgccttcgatctccgtgaccttgtccgtcaccatggaaacattgtcacatgacatgatgtaagtactctggttctgtgctgggacgtcgctagtgacgtcacagGACATATTTTTATTAGAAGGGTTTCtgggcactgacttagtcagagcagaggaccccaCCCCCCAGCCCGTtgtcacccctcatgagtttgcaggtatgagtaCTGTTACCACGGGGAGGAATTAACTTCTTCGATCAAATTGGTTGTTTGGGTTTGCGCTCATGGTACATATTCATTAGTGAGGTTGTTTAATCAGTCTACCATTACTGACGACAGAGCGATCCACAGGGTTTAAACCACAAGAGTATGCACACATTTATAATCCTACGGTTTCCATGTATCTTTGATGAATGATATCTAATGTTACTCCACTGCGGCCACACAAGACGAGAGGCTCCCATAGGAGAGGCTTCttggtcgtaaaaaaaaaaaaaatccgctTGAAAATACAATCCGCCATTAACacaaagcaaaaataaatacttttaccAAATTAACTTAATTGAAATATCTATCTGAACACAGAACTAGAACTTAGTTCAGCCGACTTCTTTTGTTGGCCCGATTAAGAACAGACCTGCACATTGGAGTCAATATTGATGTCACAGTGGTTGTAATTCATGGATGTGTTCATTTGCCAGTTTATATGTATTGTGGGGGGGGCTTTAAAAAGACCAATGAACTACAACAACTAAAAGAATCATTCATGTTTTGGGTTTACACATCTTTGACATTAAGATGGCTCTTCAAGTGTTCATTTCTCTCATTCAATCAGCATCTTACCTGTCAGCATCCGGGGGCACGGTGCCCTGGATGATGATGATCTCCCCAGGGTGAATACCTCCAGGTATGGGCCCTGTGTATGGGATCACCTGAGGCGGAGAGTTGACGTTAAAGCACCGGGTACGTGTGCACCGACAGCTGCTGCAGACATGCTACCTGAAGCCGGGAGCTAAGTGGAAACGCCTCTGGCTGGAATACACTCGGGCCGTCAGATATACAGATTAGTTCCCGTGCAGGCCGTTGATtagacagctgctgctgcacggGACCGACTGTTTATCTGTATCGCTACATGAGTGTCTATTGATCATTGCATGATGTGTGATAATAACAAAACGCCTCTTACCGGATTCAGGACCGTGTGTTTCGCATTTGCCACAGACATCGGGCTTCTCGTGAGGGACGACAACCGTGTCCGCGGGGTCCGCGCGCAACACGACCGGGTCGTAGCTTTCCTGCTCTACACCCGGGTGATGGCAGTGTGCGTCTTCACTCCATCGCGCGCATGCGCCAATCCTACCACGTGATCAGGGCCGTCGAACAACAACGGAGGCCCACATTGGAGGTTCAGGTTCACTTGAATATTGAGCAAACTGTTTGTTATGAGCCGAGTTCTGGACTCAATAAGATTATCTATTAAAGCAACTGGCTCCAGCACATGTTCATGAAAACTGTTCAAATGACTGGTCTGTTTTATTTCAACACCGGTGAGCCACGAGCACATTACATTAAATACTATTCTCATTTCATTGGAGAACAACTCGATGGCATTTACATGCACTAATAGTTCAGAAACACAATAATACTAATTATACAATAAAAACGACATGAAAAAGTTAGTATGTGTGAATAAGTGCACTAAATTTAAACGTACTTTAAGAATTGTTAATTAAATGAGTTTCGCTTCCGGTTCTTCGATGACGCAGTAGTTGTAATCTTAAACGCAGACGCATGAGTCTCTGGTGCTTTGGTGCGGCTCTCTATTGACACATCCAGGGTTAGCGGGTGGCGCCATCTTGTGTTCAGATTTATTGTTGCACACTTGGATCTGCAGGCCTGTATGGGTTTAAAAAGTCTTTACTTCTGAAAGCAAAGAAATACACCCACATCTGCAGGCTGCAGGCTACTGAATGAAGCACCTGTCTCTGGTCCCCTGCTTCCTTCACAAAAGTACCCGTATGAGCTTTACTCATTGTAACCAAACGTTAACCTCCTTTATATCACCCGTGTTTACTAAGATGTAAAAAGTGGCCTGACAAAGTATAGCAGATTATAACCAACAACAAAGTTCTCTGTGGCGGCTAGTTTGTAGGCAGCAGGTAAATACAGtacctttttttaatggtttgtgAAACCATCAGAGCTGGAACAATAAACAATGGTAACCATGTGTTGTGTTAAGATTAAATGACAAACTAGGAACTGAAACAACAGCAATTTAGCTTTCTCACAATATACTACTAATCTGAGATAGTTTCCCCTGCATGCCATTGAATCTGGAGCTGTGGGAAAGGAGACCAGGGCTGTGTCCTATCACATGGCCTCTTCTTCACATCATCTTCATTTCTAATCCTTGCATTGTAATATATTCAACTGTCTGGTCCATTGTCGTGAATGCAACATCTAAGCAATGACTGGAAggaatttctttaaatgtggcaTCAACGTCCGCCtgggttcaaggttcaaggatTAACTGATGAGAATTTGGTTGTCAGAGGTCACGGTCACTGTGACCTGGAGGTACACTGCAGCTTGACTTGTTGGCGATAATTCTAGTGTTTCATACTGTGCTGAAAACAAATTCCACTGACTGAATGTGTGGCTGTTAAAGTGAAATGAAATGTTGACATATTTCAAACTTAATGTGAAACAGAAAATAATTCAGATAATGAGCCTCTAACCTTTTGTAAAGAGAAGATGAGCTTCTGTTTAACTCTACACACAATATAAAGGCTCTGAGGAGGCTTTGCTGCCACCG of the Pseudoliparis swirei isolate HS2019 ecotype Mariana Trench chromosome 11, NWPU_hadal_v1, whole genome shotgun sequence genome contains:
- the LOC130201172 gene encoding galectin-8-like — translated: MSVANAKHTVLNPVIPYTGPIPGGIHPGEIIIIQGTVPPDADRFQVDLSSGCSTKPRSDVALHFSPRFTGSPSVVCNSLLQESWGEEETLHQLPYKRGAPFETIILVHEDGFKVAVNGTHLLEFKHKMPLDRVDTFSISGKVTVHAIGYIPNSAIYSESGDLSLPYKGSVLKGLSPGHHITIKGHVSMYPHSFTVNLRSSRTDNIALHLNARMKSCAFIRNSYLSESWGQEERELPFFPFSPGDYFEILVLCQPHQFKLAVNGSHLFEFRHRVQDLSSIDQLEIMGDLELDDVKLW